One part of the Alligator mississippiensis isolate rAllMis1 chromosome 3, rAllMis1, whole genome shotgun sequence genome encodes these proteins:
- the CCDC166 gene encoding coiled-coil domain-containing protein 166 has product MASKKRQPKQGVADLRKSKQGTNSKNSERPRASCSTDLLVPERERYLQKECEVLTEQIDTYKKRAEHFLQENEFLDKEAQQMQQNSKVYTTYMRKHTQKCQDAVVMLNDQNHSDLSAVRRQKEQMVAHYSEEERKLRKKLLELETKSALMSREVGDLQPYKDLQQEQLIRVRELEKELLLTKIQHTEQMHKVKSRFLQAKSDYSAASRHKVQALAKSAEEAAVRCLIQHIRRVKAENWRLRHQLLGLLRRSGVLRAYQHQLRARQHQLLRQHQHSQALARLRPWLQRPGHGAPRRPT; this is encoded by the coding sequence ATGGCGTCCAAGAAGCGGCAGCCAAAACAGGGAGTCGCAGATCTGAGGAAAAGCAAACAGGGCACGAACAGCAAGAACAGCGAACGGCCCCGTGCAAGCTGCAGCACAGACCTGCTCGTCCCCGAGAGGGAACGGTACCTGCAGAAGGAATGCGAGGTCCTGACCGAACAGATAGACACGTACAAGAAGAGAGCGGAGCACTTCCTGCAGGAGAACGAGTTTCTGGACAAGGAGGCGCAGCAGATGCAGCAGAACAGTAAAGTCTATACCACCTACATGAGGAAgcacacccagaagtgccaggacGCTGTCGTGATGCTGAACGACCAGAACCACTCCGATCTGAGCGCCGTGCGCAGGCAGAAGGAGCAGATGGTTGCGCACTACTCCGAGGAGGAGAGGAAGCTGAGAAAGAAGCTACTGGAGCTGGAGACAAAGTCCGCGCTcatgagcagggaggtgggggaccTGCAGCCCTACAAGgacctgcagcaggagcagctgatcAGGGTcagggagctggagaaggagctCCTGCTCACAAAAATCCAGCACACGGAGCAGATGCACAAGGTCAAGAGCAGGTTCCTGCAGGCCAAGTCCGACTACTCGGCCGCGTCCCGGCACAAGGTGCAGGCCCTGGCCAAGAGCGCCGAAGAGGCGGCCGTGCGCTGCCTCATCCAGCACATCAGGCGGGTGAAGGCCGAGAACTGGCGCCTGCGCCACCAGCTGCTGGGCCTCCTCCGGCGCTCCGGCGTCCTGCGGGCCTACCAGCACCAGCTGCGAGCGCGGCAGCACCAGCTGCTCCGCCAGCACCAGCACAGCCAGGCCCTGGCCCGCCTGCGGCCCTGGCTGCAGCGCCCTGGCCACGGGGCCCCACGCAGGCCGACCTGA